The Candidatus Zixiibacteriota bacterium DNA segment TGTCCGTTGTCTGAATACTTTTCAGAATTTGAGGAGGATGCTTTTGCTTCCGCATCATTAGCACAGGCTCATAACGCTGTTCTCAAAGATGGCACTCAAGTAGTTGTTAAAATCCAGCGAGAGGGTATTAAGGGTATCATCGATCCTGATATGAAAATCCTCTATGATATTGCCGAGCTATTAGTAAAAAATGTTCCGGAAAGCAATCAATTTGACCCTAAAGGTATTGTCGGGGAATTGTCGCGATCGACTCAGAAAGAAATTAACTTTCTTAACGAAAGCAGAAACTTAGAGATATTCGCGGAAAACTTTAAAGATGAACCCGGTATAAAAATCCCGAAAGTGTTCTCTGAATATTCCACTTCTAAGATAATAGTTTTAGAAAAAATAGACGGCATCAAAATATCTAAAATCGATGAACTAAAAAAAGCCGGTTATGATCCTGAAATAATAGTTAAAAATGGAGCGCGCTTAGTCCTGAAAATGATTTTCGAGGATGGCTTTTTCCATGCCGACCCGCATCCGGGGAATCTATTTGTTTGCGAAAACAATATTATCGCGCCGGTTGATTTCGGCATGATGGGCGTCCTATCCGGTTCACAGATGAATTATCTCGCCGATTTAATTATCGCTTTTATGTCTAAGGATGCCGGAACCGTAATAAGAGTTATGCAGAATGCGGAGATTATCGAAGATGATGTCAATTTCCGGATGATGGAGCAGGATTTAAGCGAAATGATGTTAAAATACTATCATATGTCGTTAGCTCGTATTGATATGAAACTGGCAATGAATGACTTTTTCATCATTGTCCAGAGATATAATATCAGATTCCAGGCAGAGTTCATGCTTCTGGGAAAAGCCTTAATGATATATGAGGAACTGGCACGCGTGCTTTATCAGGAATTCAATTTCTTCGCTGAGATGATTCCGTATGTTAAAAAACTTACCGCTCGAAAGTACAACCCCGGTAATTTCATAAAAGATTTAATTCGCAGCGCTGATGAATTAAAATGGCTGCTGATTGAATTACCGCGAAAGATACGCCATATTACAAACAAGCTTAGCGAAGGCGAATTGCAGGTTCGGATGCAGCATAAGGGGCTGGAGAATTTAATAAGAGAAATAGATAAATCATCGAATCGCTTGTCGGTATCAATGCTGATTGCAGCTTTGATTGTCGGTTCATCACTAATAATGACTGTCGATAAAGGCATCATGATATTCGATTTCCCTGTTATGGGTTTAATTGGATTTTTATTCGCCGGCATTCTGGGCATTTTCCTCGTTATATCAATACTAAGGGCAGGAAAATTATAGCGGTATAGTCCGCCTTAGATGGATGGCTTCTGCCATTTTAATAATAATACATCGCTAAACAGCAATTCATCTTTACATTAACATCATATTTACGTATACTATTAAGATAATATAGATGAGGCTCGTTAATGGCATTGAAAAAACCTTCTGAAATATTCATGAGTTTTGACGCCGATGAGAAATTGCTGGAGGATATCCGGCGTTCCATCGGAGATACTATTGCCGACCTAAACTTTTCCACTAAGGAAAAAAACAGCATCATGCTGGCTATTGAGGAGGCGTGCACAAATGTCATCCGTCACGCCTACCTTTACGGGCCGGGCACGATTCGCATCAGAGTAAGAATTTTCCCGAATAAAGTTGTATTCTCGATATTCGATAAAGGCAGAAAATTTGATTTCGGACGCGCCGATTCCCCCGATCTTAATCGTTATGTGAAAACAGGCCGTAAAGGCGGCTTGGGGTTATACCTAATCCGCAAAATGATGGATTCTGTCGATTATTACAGCCGTGATGGCGAAAACGAATTGCGGATGGTTAAAAACATTAAGCCTAAAAAACAGAGAAAATTGACTCCCAAAGGAGCTTCTATACGTTTAAAATTCACAATGTGGGCATCGTTATTGGTGGTAGTTCTCGCCGGCGCAATAGGCTATTATTATGATCACAGAAACATCAATACGATTAAAGACAGTTTTTTCTATGATGCTGTAAATTTTGCTCATATTACAGCTTTAAATGCCTCGGATAAAATAGTAGTCGGCAATGAGTTGGAATTGTCGGGTCTGGCTCGGTCCGGGCTTGATGGCAACCCTAATCTTAAATATATCGTTATAGTAGATAATAATAACCTGATTTGGGCGGATGTTTTAAACCCTCAAAATCTGTTATCTCCCTACATATACCCAGCCGAATTAGACACAACTATTATCGATCAATTACAGGATATTAACAGTGATGAATTTGGTTCTATTTATCATATGATTACGGAGATAAAATTAAATGAACAGAAGTTGGGTGAGATACATCTTGGATTTTCT contains these protein-coding regions:
- a CDS encoding AarF/ABC1/UbiB kinase family protein, which gives rise to MILPRPDRSFKNLRRYNQIARVLVKHGFGDIVYRMNLSSPLKLGKKSPKVSFKSTPERLRLALDELGPTFVKLGQIMSTRPFLLPIEYIEELSKLQDQVEPMPSAKAKEILTAELKCPLSEYFSEFEEDAFASASLAQAHNAVLKDGTQVVVKIQREGIKGIIDPDMKILYDIAELLVKNVPESNQFDPKGIVGELSRSTQKEINFLNESRNLEIFAENFKDEPGIKIPKVFSEYSTSKIIVLEKIDGIKISKIDELKKAGYDPEIIVKNGARLVLKMIFEDGFFHADPHPGNLFVCENNIIAPVDFGMMGVLSGSQMNYLADLIIAFMSKDAGTVIRVMQNAEIIEDDVNFRMMEQDLSEMMLKYYHMSLARIDMKLAMNDFFIIVQRYNIRFQAEFMLLGKALMIYEELARVLYQEFNFFAEMIPYVKKLTARKYNPGNFIKDLIRSADELKWLLIELPRKIRHITNKLSEGELQVRMQHKGLENLIREIDKSSNRLSVSMLIAALIVGSSLIMTVDKGIMIFDFPVMGLIGFLFAGILGIFLVISILRAGKL